In the genome of Plasmodium yoelii strain 17X genome assembly, chromosome: 14, one region contains:
- a CDS encoding fam-a protein, translating into MNKFYIQIFFFLLSISLYGNNKALATEVAPKTGAKPKSIRYTKPKSIRYTKPKSKKHEKPKSKKSYPANDNTEEIYEQNKHLLHPDIMEHINARNFMRDALVQLEYHANSRAYYKLFCRNYDYHMLFYKKKFRGHTKIQKVEYIIDDPNQYNEIINEVWDPNSDNYFYAGSVKRKIVRVYNRNLVMIQQRCKQWSWSREKYFYAIAAKYKISENKTIFVMASANIIDHNRKNNKYFENQIVESANIFQAEIDSEDDIRNGELKKMFVNLSGYIFEKRKNHIYITYIDSNDEHGSI; encoded by the exons atgaataaattttatattcaaatttttttttttcttttaagcATATCCCTATATGGGAATAATAAAGCTCTTGCAACTGAAGTTGCTCCAAAAACAGGTGCAAAACCCAAATCAATAAGATATACAAAACCCAAATCGATAAGATATACAAAACCCAAATCaaaaaaacatgaaaaacccaaatcaaaaaaatcgTATCCTGC cAACGACAATACagaagaaatatatgaacaaaacAAGCACCTATTACATCCCGATATCATGGAACATATAAATGCGCGCAATTTTATGAGAGATGCTTTAGTACAATTAGAATATCATGCTAATAGTAGAgcttattataaattattttgtagAAATTATGATTATCATAtgcttttttataaaaaaaaatttcgaGGTCATACAAAAATTCAAAAAgttgaatatataattgatgaTCCGAATCAG tataatgaaataataaacgAGGTATGGGATCCAAATAGTgacaattatttttatgcagGCTCGGTTAAAA GAAAAATTGTCCGAGTATACAATCGAAATTTAGTAATGATACAACAACGTTGCAAACAATGGTCGTGGTCTcgtgaaaaatatttttatgctatAGCTGCAAAATATAAA ataTCAGAAAACAAAACTATATTTGTCATGGCTTCAGCAAATATAATTGATCACAACcgtaaaaataacaaatattttgaaaatcaAATAGTAGAAAGTGCAAATATATTCCAAGCTGAAATTGATTCTGAAGATGATATTAGAAATggagaattaaaaaaaatgtttgttAACTTAAGTGGAtacatttttgaaaaaagaaagaacCATATTTATATCACCTATATCGACTCT aaTGATGAACATGGTTCCATTTaa
- a CDS encoding PIR protein, giving the protein MDYDMCENFNIVIKNYPDESKITEEHDIHGIDGIEKYCVDEECKTELDKINAACLWLLNENISKGIDDLNNEDVKSFIIYIMIWLNYMLNLKNDGKITNLNEFYTKHIENNTHYTNCTNGDNGCIKLKGKTEYNNFKEIIFKNMDFSNIDFKDISKFYEAFKLLCKLHDELNEGNLECTKYLGYANKIVSKFKELNESSSVTRNTLYIQTWSTLSTDYDNFKEDYSGNCVDIPSFPSIKTPQHVQSSEEHSEHGSVESSDVISSSLSIVKKLILALSIFSAITIFLGIFYKCSLFVLRKRAQKQHSREKLKNIKKRMNH; this is encoded by the exons ATGGATTATGACATG tgtgaaaattttaatatagtAATCAAAAATTATCCCGATGAATCAAAGATTACTGAAGAACATGATATTCATGGTATAGATGGTATTGAGAAATACTGCGTTGATGAAGAATGTAAGACTGAGctcgataaaataaatgctgCATGCTTATGGTTGCtcaatgaaaatatttctaAAGGGATTgatgatttaaataatgaagatgTTAAAtcgtttattatatacattatgatatggttaaattatatgttaaacctaaagAATGATGGGAAAATCACCAACCTAAATGAGTTTTACACTAaacatatagaaaataatacgCATTATACTAATTGTACAAATGGTGATAATGGTTGtattaaattaaaaggaaaaacggaatataataattttaaggaaatcatatttaaaaatatggattttTCGAATATTGattttaaagatatatctaaattttatgaagcatttaaattattatgtaaacTGCATGATGAACTTAATGAAGGCAATCTAGAATGCACGAAATATTTGGGATATGCAAATAAAATTGTTAGCAAATTTAAAGAACTTAATGAAAGTTCTAGTGTTACTAGAAACactttatatattcaaaCATGGTCTACtttatcaactgattatgataattttaaagaGGACTATAGTGGTAATTGTGTGGATATTCCATCGTTTCCATCGATAAAAACACCACAACACGTACAAAGTTCTGAAGAGCATTCTGAACATGGTTCTGTAGAAAGTTCTGATGTTATATCATCAAGCTTGTCgatagtaaaaaaattaattttagcTTTATCAATATTCAGTGCAATAACAATCTTTTTgggaattttttataag tgtTCGTTATTTGTATTACGGAAAAGAGCTCAAAAACAGCATtcaagagaaaagctaaaaaatataaagaagagaatgaatcattaa
- a CDS encoding PIR protein, protein MSYKVCDIISAIDNYVDDPKNSGGYNSISYFKYYCPDNKCDTDEKKIISAFIALIPLFNGMDDVENLESDKLAEYAILWLSYKLNQKTENGTTKLYDFYTKHIEKNSYYDKHITTDNGSNKINKAVIDKKIKSMNMNIKDISNFYDPFKSLCKMYIEVDASNQCMQCLENAGDFFEKCEKVKNTLDISKGSSYSQLWSSLSNDYDKFKEKYNSVKCGYVSSLVACPRSSVTKNTLIKIAIIFVASSILLGISYKYSLFGFRKKVKKRLRRKLKSLRRKWLIDI, encoded by the exons ATGTCTTATAAAgtg tGTGATATAATTAGTGCGATTGATAATTATGTTGATGATCCGAAGAACTCGGGAGGATATAATTCTATTAGTTATTTTAAGTATTATTGCCCTGATAATAAATGTGATactgatgaaaaaaaaattatttctgCTTTTATAGCATTGATACCTTTATTTAATGGTATGGATGATGTGGAAAATTTAGAGAGTGATAAACTTGCTGAATATgctattttatggttaagttataaactaaatcaaaaaacaGAAAATGGAACGACCAAATTGTacgatttttatactaaacatatagaaaaaaatagttattaTGATAAGCATATAACTACTGATAATGGTAGTAATAAGATTAATAAGGCtgttatagataaaaaaataaaatcgatgaatatgaatattaaagatatatctaatttttatgatccatttaaatcattatgtaaaaTGTATATTGAAGTTGATGCAAGTAACCAATGCATGCAATGTTTAGAAAATGCTGGggatttttttgaaaaatgtgaaaaagttaaaaatacTTTGGATATTTCTAAAGGAAGTTCTTATTCACAACTATGGTCtagtttatcaaatgattatgataaatttaaagaGAAATATAATAGTGTTAAGTGTGGTTATGTCTCATCACTTGTAGCTTGTCCACGAAGTTcagtaacaaaaaatacactaattaaaattgcaattatatttgttgcatcatcaattttattgggaatttcttataag tattcgttatttggatttcggaaaaaagttaaaaaacgTTTAAGAAGAAAGCTAAAATCATTAAGAAGAAAATGGTTAATtgatatatga
- a CDS encoding fam-a protein, whose product MNNFYIQIFFFLLSISLCVNNKTLATELAPKTYTKHKSKKYTPFNSKKYYPVNDNTEEIYEKNKHLLYTDTKETINAENFMKEAVTHLEYHAASKDGYKLDDEYGSYRVFFYKKKYRGHTDIEKTEYIFDNPNKYNKIINKLWNPDSNNFLNTGSFKRKIVRVYGPNLVMIQQRCKKWPWSHYKYFYAIAAKFKISENKTIFVMASANIIDHNRKNKKYFENKIVENANLFQAEIDSENDIRNGKLEKMFVNLNGYIVEKRNKHIYITYINSVNGIKILINNNLFQPFFLINEDIYNLKQILTFCIIIHLCFFLRMMNMVPFNKNVLLEKLYITFSLMNNHIFFTTVILEDLC is encoded by the exons atgaataatttttatattcaaatttttttttttcttttaagcATCTCCCTATGtgtgaataataaaaccCTTGCAACGGAGCTTGCTCCCAAAACATATACAAAAcacaaatcaaaaaaatatacaccattcaattcaaaaaaatattatcctGT cAATGATAATACagaagaaatatatgaaaaaaacaaacaccTGTTATATACCGATACCAAAGAAACTATAAATGCAGAAAATTTTATGAAAGAAGCTGTAACACATTTAGAATATCATGCTGCAAGTAAAGATGGTTATAAATTAGATGATGAATATGGATCTTACCGtgtctttttttataaaaaaaaatatcgagGTCATACGGATATTGAAAAAactgaatatatatttgataatCCAAATAAG tataataaaataataaacaagttATGGAATCCAGATagtaacaattttttaaatactgGCTCTTTTAAAA gaAAAATTGTTCGTGTATACGGTCCAAATTTAGTAATGATACAACAACGTTGCAAAAAATGGCCGTGGTctcattataaatatttttatgctatAGCTGCAAAATTTAAA ataTCAGAAAACAAAACTATATTTGTCATGGCTTCAGCAAATATAATTGATCACAAccgtaaaaataaaaaatattttgaaaataaaatagtagaAAATGCAAATTTATTCCAGGCTGAAATTGATTCTGAAAATGATATTAGAAATggaaaattagaaaaaatgtTTGTTAACTTAAATGGATACATTgttgaaaaaagaaataaacatatttatatcacCTATATCAACTCTGTAAACGGTATAAagattttaataaataataatttatttcaaccattctttttaataaatgaagatatttataatttgaaacAAATCTTAACATTTTGTATAATCATCCAtttgtgtttttttcttAGAATGATGAACATGGTTCCATTTaacaaaaatgtattattggAAAAGCTTTATATTACTTTTTCCCTCATGAATaaccatatatttttcaccaCCGTGATATTAGAAgatttatgttaa
- a CDS encoding PIR protein, which yields MDKTLCKQFDTLRKYLPDDSSNSTSDINKLGNAKYYCSNGESEEKECKTDFDKIKAGCLWLFEQLFVKNKKNISTVEYIIIWLSYKLNQKKYDGIKDLNDFYTNCIENNRHYTSCNNDSGDCSKQLEDNTGYPNYKKIIDGRKNLLSTNIKNMSKIYDAFKLLCNVYTEINADNTISNKSLENASEFVKKYNELNNVSDIDGDGPYYQVLSTLSNDYINLKQYCDNNSIDCNNIPPLIPTETAESGMQSSEESCYVTLSTLSICSLFVLRKRAQKEYLREKLKNIKKRMNH from the exons aTGGATAAAACCCTG tgtaaacAGTTTGATACATTGAGAAAATATTTACCCGATGACTCAAGCAATTCTACTAgtgatattaataaattaggGAATGCTAAGTATTACTGCTCTAATGGAGAATCAGAGGAAAAAGAATGTAAGACTgatttcgataaaattaaggCTGGATGTTTATGGTTGTTTGAGCAATTGTttgtgaaaaataaaaaaaatatcagtacagttgaatacattatcatatggttaagttataaactaaATCAAAAGAAGTATGACGGAATCAAGGATCTAAATGATTTTTACACTAACtgtatagaaaataataggCATTATACTAGTTGTAATAATGATAGTGGAGATTGTAGTAAGCAATTAGAAGATAATACGGGATATCCAAATTATAAGAAAATCATAGATGGAAGAAAGAATTTGTTGAGtactaatattaaaaatatgtctaaaatatatgatgcatttaaactATTATGTAACGTGTATACTGAAATTAATGCAGACAACACAATATCTAATAAATCTTTAGAAAATGCTAgtgaatttgttaaaaaatataatgaacttAATAACGTTTCTGATATTGATGGAGATGGTCCTTATTATCAAgtattgtctacattatcaaatgattatattaatttaaaacagTATTGTGATAATAATAGCATTGATTGTAACAATATTCCACCCCTTATCCCGACAGAAACAGCAGAAAGTGGTATGCAAAGTTCTGAAGAGAGTTGTTATGTTACATTATCAACTTTGTCgata tgtTCGTTATTTGTATTACGGAAAAGAGCTCAAAAAgaatatttaagagaaaaactaaaaaatataaagaagagaatgaatcattaa
- a CDS encoding PIR protein, which translates to MNKTVCDRFLSVWDALPDTLNKGEYEFKKNNFLDGYCRSYSCDNDVEKVNAGFFYLLNKFFGSSESSYSAQNDINVVDYIIIWLSYMLNLKANTREDNLNYFYTISINSDNIYKNPITGIPGYKSYKDLIDEKKELMSISNEKMSKLYALFKILCNIYTELDDKSSNCNKHSGKAIEFVEKYKKIKEDPSVTEGSPYYKLLSTLSKDYDNLKNKCDSFPDLLTIEKKQNFAKSSEDTPSSSSITTKLFTVLSIFGAIGFLLGISYKYSLFGFRKRFQKQKLREKIKNIKKRINH; encoded by the exons atgaataagaCAGTG tgtgatAGATTTCTGAGTGTATGGGATGCTTTACCTGATACATTGAATAAAGGAGaatatgaatttaaaaaaaataattttttagatGGTTATTGTCGTAGTTATAGTTGTGATAATGATGTCGAAAAAGTTAATGCcggatttttttatttgcttaATAAATTCTTTGGGAGTTCTGAGTCATCCTATTCTGCgcaaaatgatataaatgttgttgattatattattatatggttaagttatatgttaaacctaaagGCAAATACAAGAGAAGACAATCTAAACTATTTTTATACCATATCTataaatagtgataatatatacaaaaatccTATAACTGGTATTCCGGGATATAAAAgttataaggatcttatagatgaaaaaaaagaattgaTGAGTATTtctaatgaaaaaatgtctaAACTTTAtgctttatttaaaattttatgtaatatatatactgaATTGGATGATAAAAGTTCAAATTGCAATAAACATTCGGGGAAAGCTATAgaatttgttgaaaaatataaaaaaattaaggaaGATCCTAGTGTTACTGAAGGTAGTccatattataaattattgtctACACTATCAAaggattatgataatttaaaaaataaatgtgataGTTTTCCAGATCTTCTAAcgatagaaaaaaaacaaaattttgCAAAAAGTTCTGAAGATACaccatcaagttcgtcgataacaaccaaattatttacagttttatcgatatttggtgcaataggaTTTCTTttgggaatttcttataag tattcattatttggatttcggaaacgatttcaaaaacaaaaattaagagaaaaaataaaaaatataaagaagagaataaatcattaa
- a CDS encoding PIR protein, with protein sequence MSKGLCDLINTVDKYVVDDPNNPGEYNSEHLLSIAFPKKDCDSDDQKLTSSFIALLTLLNDNKNENLEGDKLVEYAILWLSYKLNQKKENRTIIFNEFYTKDIEKNSCYNQKITDNSDNKINKDVIKNKIKSMDIDIKDISNFYDAFKSLCNMYNEIVADDDQCNKCLESAGELFEKYEKLKNDLNINKGSSYYQLLSSLSNDYKIFENKYSDKCNHGSPLVACPRNSVIKNTLITIAIIFVAASILLGVSYKYSLFGFRKRGQKQHLREKLKK encoded by the exons atgtctAAGGGATTG tGTGATTTAATTAATACGGTTGATAAATATGTTGTTGATGATCCGAACAACCCGGGAGAATATAATTCTGAGCATCTTTTAAGTATAGCTTTCCCTAAAAAGGATTGTGATAGTGATGACCAAAAACTTACCTCTTCTTTTATAGCATTGCTAACTTTACTTAATGATAATAAGAATGAAAATTTAGAGGGTGATAAACTTGTGGAATATgctattttatggttaagttataaactaaatcaaaaaaaagaaaatagaaCGATCATATTCAACGAGTTTTATACCAaagatatagaaaaaaatagttgTTATAATCAGAAAATAACTGataatagtgataataaGATTAATAAggatgttataaaaaataaaataaaatcgatGGATAtcgatattaaagatatatctaatttttatgatgcatttaaatcattatgtaacatgtataATGAAATTGTTGCAGATGACGACCAATGCAATAAATGTTTAGAAAGTGCTGGAGAATtgtttgaaaaatatgaaaaacttaaaaatgatttaaatattaataaaggaaGTTCTTATTATCAACTATTGTCtagtttatcaaatgattataaaatttttgaaaataaatatagtgATAAATGTAATCATGGCTCACCACTTGTAGCTTGTCCACGAAATtcagtaataaaaaatacactaattacaattgcaattatatttgttgcagcatcaattttattgggagtttcttataag tattcgttatttggatttcggaaacgaggtcaaaaacaacatttaagagaaaagctaaaaaaataa
- a CDS encoding PIR protein: MDDSLCGQIEHIRKHLPDNLDATTKLDFYQIEDIKKYCPDENCNTDLDKNTAGFLWLLGKCYYESTEKNYDKNSINTFFIHMISWFSYKLKQISYDKNIPLNDFYNEHVRNNYKYNSFTTPAYTIADLGKFMDERTDLLNINIEDLSKFYDASKLICIMYGNVAKNEKYDILSNNANDFVQKYTELNKKYNDEDGPHSKILSALSTDYNNLKKKRKGFQSLPDIPGSSALASTYEVTSLSSSTGTRLFTVLSIFGAIAFFLGISYKYSLFGFRKRFQKQKLREKIKNIKKKMGH; encoded by the exons ATGGATGATAGTTTA TGTGGACAAATTGAACATATAAGGAAACATTTACCTGATAATTTAGACGCAACTACAAAACTcgatttttatcaaattgaGGATATTAAGAAATATTGCCCTGATGAAAACTGCAATACTGATCTCGATAAAAATACAGCTGGATTTTTATGGTTACTTGGAAAATGTTATTATGAATCCacagaaaaaaattatgataaaaatagtattaatacattttttatacatatgatTTCATGGTTTAGTTACAAACTAAAGCAAATTTCATATGACAAAAACATCCCACTAAacgatttttataatgaGCATGtaagaaataattataaatataatagttTCACAACTCCTGCTTATACAATTGCAGATCTTGGGAAATTCATGGATGAACGAACTGATTTGCtcaatattaatattgaagatttgtctaaattttatgatgcatctaaattaatatgtattatgTATGGTAATGTTGCAAagaatgaaaaatatgacaTACTGTCAAATAATGCGAATGATTTTGTTCAAAAATATACAGAgctaaacaaaaaatataatgatgaaGATGGCCCGCATAGTAAAATATTGTCTGCtttatcaactgattataataatttaaaaaagaaacGTAAAGGTTTCCAATCCCTTCCAGATATACCAGGATCTTCTGCATTAGCATCTACATATGAAGTTACATCATTAAGTTCGTCGACAGGGACCAGATtatttacagttttatcgatatttggtgcaatagcattttttttaggaatttcttataag tattcgttatttggatttcggaaacgatttcaaaaacaaaaattaagagaaaaaataaaaaatataaagaagaaaatgggTCATtaa
- a CDS encoding PIR protein, whose protein sequence is MNDDVCKTLQDVKEWFLDKLGSNGHYQLIKVEDLEKYCIDGCDTNFDKINAGCLYLLDQFYKDSGIAPSPSKSNPNVVDNIFIWLSYMLNLNKTNKHDNMQYFYDNYIKQRSTYKVYINELSGYENYKDLIDTRKYLLNMDSNIVSKFYEALNLLCNLYNELDYNNKNCENYLDNSEFLKKYQELEQDTSITGNKSYKEILSTLSTDYDGFKRECNSILSSLSAETKDNPGLTPGLISGQDSGLYLGLDYGQESEPNSESSSEATSSSSSITSKLIPVLLILGAIPIFLGIAYKYSLFGFRKRVQKHLREKLKK, encoded by the exons atgaatgacgatgtg tgtaaaaCGCTACAGGATGTAAAGGAATGGTTTCTTGATAAATTGGGCAGTAATGGTCACTATCAACTTATAAAGGTTGAAGATCTCGAAAAGTATTGTATTGATGGATGTGATACTaatttcgataaaattaatgctggatgtttatatttgttggatCAATTCTATAAGGATTCTGGTATAGCTCCCTCTCCTTCAAAAAGTAACCCCAATGTtgttgataatatttttatatggttaagttatatgttaaacctgaACAAAACTAATAAACATGACAATATGCAgtatttttatgataattacaTAAAGCAACGTAGTACGTATAAGGTgtatataaatgaattatCTGGTTATGAGAattataaggatcttatagataCTAGAAAGTATTTGTTGAATATGGATAGTAATATtgtatctaaattttatgaagcaCTTAATTTATTATGTAATTTGTATAATGAACTTgattataacaataaaaattgcGAGAATTATTTGGATAATAgtgaatttttaaaaaaatatcaagaaCTTGAGCAAGATACTAGTATTACTGGAAATAAGtcatataaagaaatattgtctactttatcaactgattatGATGGTTTTAAAAGGGAATGTAACAGTATTTTATCCTCTCTATCGGCAGAAACAAAAGATAATCCTGGACTAACTCCTGGACTAATTTCTGGACAAGATTCTGGACTATATTTGGGATTAGATTATGGACAAGAATCTGAACCCAATTCTGAATCGAGTTCTGAAGctacatcatcaagttcgtcgataacaagcaaattaattccagttTTATTGATACTTGGTGCAATACCAATTTTTTTGGGAAttgcttataag tattcattatttggatttcggaaaagagttcaaaaacatttaagagaaaagctaaaaaaataa
- a CDS encoding PIR protein: protein MYHYLCGSFDTLRNYLPDGLVQSKERDFHDLGSIVNYCPSEGSEKNECKTDLDKTKAGFLWLFEQIIVNHIDGLSKEQAKAFITYIMIWLNYMLNLKKVNDTNLNGFYTKYTENNMNYTKCKNGDIDCSNSLKDKTGYNNFTEIINERKDLLNIRFEDPFKLYYSFKLLCNMYYEINDANPDSDKYLKTAKQFVEKYKELNGDSDITEDSPYYQVLSTLSNDYNNIINECTSNLFNCINFPSLPTYSRRSVIKNTLISIAFIFASVSIFLGIAYKYSLFGFRKRFQKQKLREKLKNIKKRINH from the exons aTGTATCATTACCtg TGTGGAAGCTTCGATACATTGAGAAACTATTTACCCGATGGATTAGTCCAATCGAAAGAACGTGATTTTCATGATTTAGGGAGTATTGTGAATTATTGCCCTAGTGAAGgttcagaaaaaaatgaatgcaAAACTGATCTCGATAAAACTAAGGCTGGATTTTTATGGTTATTTGAACAAATTATTGTTAATCATATTGATGGTTTAAGTAAAGAACAGGCTAAAGCGTTTATTAcatacattatgatatggttaaattatatgttaaacctaaaAAAAGTTAATGACACCAACCTAAATGGTTTTTATACTAAATATacagaaaataatatgaattatacTAAATGTAAAAATGGTGATATAGATTGTAGTAATTCATTAAAAGATAAAACgggatataataattttacgGAAATCATAAATGAAAGAAAGGATTTGTTGAATATTAGATTTGAAGATCCttttaaattgtattattcatttaaattattatgtaatatgTATTATGAAATTAATGACGCCAATCCAGATTCcgataaatatttaaaaacagCTAAAcaatttgttgaaaaatataaagaacttAATGGAGATTCTGATATTACTGAAGATAGTCCCTATTATCAAgtattgtctacattatcaaatgattataataatattataaacgAATGTACTAGCAATCTTTTTAATTGTATAAATTTTCCATCCCTTCCAACATATTCACGAAGAtcagtaataaaaaatacactaatttcaattgcatttatatttgctTCAGTATCAATTTTCTTGGGTAttgcttataag tattcgttatttggatttcggaaacgatttcaaaaacaaaaattaagagaaaaactaaaaaatataaagaagagaataaatcattaa